In a genomic window of Halalkalicoccus sp. CG83:
- a CDS encoding DUF7501 family protein — translation MWRCRTAGVGFIDHRADVSRCEERFEAWREQVRDDIGEERGGLLRFACCIYRFDNIPWPTEPERGELDVISPQGWKQ, via the coding sequence GTGTGGCGCTGTCGAACGGCGGGGGTCGGATTCATCGATCACAGAGCGGACGTCTCTAGATGTGAAGAACGATTCGAAGCCTGGCGAGAGCAGGTTCGAGACGACATTGGTGAGGAACGGGGCGGGTTGCTGCGGTTTGCTTGCTGTATCTACCGGTTCGACAATATCCCATGGCCGACTGAGCCGGAACGAGGAGAACTCGACGTCATTTCGCCTCAGGGGTGGAAGCAGTAA
- a CDS encoding DUF5789 family protein, with protein MTDEVKLSDCASVFGELNYPVDRTAAADELSEVTILLADGETHLGELITQMTSETFDSAGDIETELHNVLPREAVGEPYQSEGEG; from the coding sequence ATGACGGACGAAGTAAAGCTCAGCGACTGTGCATCAGTTTTCGGCGAACTCAACTATCCCGTTGACCGCACTGCCGCCGCGGATGAACTCTCGGAGGTCACTATATTGTTGGCTGATGGCGAGACACATCTCGGTGAGTTGATCACACAGATGACCAGCGAGACGTTCGACTCCGCTGGCGATATCGAGACTGAACTCCACAATGTCCTTCCACGTGAGGCCGTTGGTGAACCCTATCAGTCGGAGGGTGAAGGGTAG
- the larE gene encoding ATP-dependent sacrificial sulfur transferase LarE, translating to MSAEEKLAAARADLAEREGVLVAFSGGVDSSVVAAIAHEALGEDAVACTAKSETLPEAELADAARVAEEIGIRHEIVEFSELSSPDFVENDGDRCYHCRSMRLGEMFDRARELEIPVVCDGTNADDPGEGHRPGLQAVEELDASSPLLEHGITKAETREIADTYGLSVADKPSMACLSSRIPTGIEVTEERLTRVEKAEALLRGWGFSQFRVRDHDGLARIEIAPEELEEALDIEFVRATRVHMEDLGFDHVTLDLHGYRTGSVSPENEGEEKDEGNAGESRDGSATSTELLDAKYPTAE from the coding sequence ATGTCCGCAGAGGAGAAACTGGCCGCCGCACGGGCGGATCTGGCCGAGCGCGAGGGGGTGCTCGTCGCCTTCTCGGGCGGGGTGGACTCGAGCGTCGTCGCCGCGATCGCCCACGAGGCGCTCGGCGAGGACGCCGTCGCCTGTACGGCCAAGAGCGAGACGCTGCCCGAGGCGGAGCTCGCGGACGCCGCGCGGGTCGCCGAGGAGATCGGCATCCGCCACGAGATCGTCGAGTTCTCGGAGCTCAGTAGTCCGGATTTCGTCGAGAACGACGGCGACCGCTGCTATCACTGTCGGTCGATGCGACTCGGCGAGATGTTCGATCGGGCCCGTGAGCTCGAGATTCCGGTGGTCTGTGACGGCACGAACGCCGACGACCCCGGCGAGGGCCACCGACCGGGCTTGCAGGCGGTCGAGGAGCTCGACGCCAGCTCGCCGCTTCTGGAACACGGGATCACGAAGGCCGAGACCCGGGAGATCGCCGACACCTACGGACTGTCGGTCGCCGATAAGCCCTCGATGGCGTGTCTCTCCTCGCGGATCCCGACGGGGATCGAGGTGACCGAGGAGCGGCTCACGCGCGTCGAGAAGGCCGAAGCCCTCCTACGAGGGTGGGGGTTCTCGCAGTTCCGGGTGCGCGATCACGACGGGCTCGCGCGCATCGAGATCGCCCCCGAGGAGCTCGAGGAGGCGCTCGACATCGAGTTCGTCCGAGCGACGCGCGTCCACATGGAGGACCTGGGATTCGATCACGTCACCCTCGACCTCCACGGCTATCGAACCGGGAGCGTCAGCCCCGAGAACGAGGGCGAGGAGAAAGACGAGGGGAACGCGGGCGAATCGAGGGACGGGAGCGCCACGAGCACGGAGCTGCTGGACGCGAAGTATCCGACGGCGGAGTAG
- a CDS encoding HVO_0234 family beta-propeller protein: MSTIEEKRVFGERGGDTAVYLATEAGVVRVAVAADRIGTFGLERRCVARDLAVVDGRLAVATDEDVLLGEEETGFGPAHAIGGSDAPIAAGPDGGESRVARYGNDGWTDLGTTSEVRAIDGDLIATAEGVYRAGTALQHVGLEDVSDVSTPGVPLAATSDALYRLGNGWMVELEGAFDLVAADRRSSPGTLDRACAIGDDRPFVLGGGDDANGGDGDGGENGWRPIDRPATPAALAVADALYLATEDGRLFVDAGDGWRSQALGIGSVRAMVLG, from the coding sequence ATGAGCACCATCGAGGAGAAGCGCGTCTTCGGCGAGCGCGGCGGCGACACCGCGGTCTATCTGGCGACCGAGGCCGGCGTCGTCCGGGTGGCGGTCGCCGCCGACCGGATCGGGACGTTCGGCCTCGAGCGCCGCTGTGTCGCGCGTGACCTCGCCGTCGTCGACGGCCGTCTCGCGGTCGCGACCGACGAGGACGTCCTGCTCGGCGAGGAGGAAACCGGGTTCGGGCCCGCCCACGCGATCGGGGGGAGCGACGCCCCGATCGCGGCCGGACCAGACGGCGGGGAGAGCCGCGTTGCCCGATACGGGAACGACGGCTGGACCGACCTCGGCACCACGAGCGAGGTCCGGGCGATCGACGGCGACCTGATCGCCACCGCAGAGGGGGTCTACCGCGCCGGCACGGCGCTGCAGCACGTCGGTCTCGAGGACGTCAGCGACGTCTCCACGCCGGGCGTGCCGCTCGCGGCCACGTCCGACGCCCTCTATCGGCTCGGCAACGGCTGGATGGTGGAACTCGAAGGGGCGTTCGACCTCGTCGCCGCCGACCGGCGCTCGTCGCCGGGGACGCTCGATCGGGCCTGTGCCATCGGTGACGATCGGCCGTTCGTTCTCGGGGGCGGCGACGACGCCAACGGCGGCGACGGAGACGGGGGCGAGAACGGGTGGCGACCGATCGACCGTCCCGCGACGCCGGCGGCGCTCGCGGTCGCCGACGCGCTCTACCTCGCGACCGAGGACGGCCGACTGTTCGTCGACGCCGGCGACGGCTGGCGCTCGCAGGCGCTCGGCATCGGCAGCGTGCGGGCGATGGTGCTCGGCTGA
- a CDS encoding DUF7130 family rubredoxin-like protein codes for MWRCSECGGLGDIDQIPDQCPSCGTSKETLYAYLED; via the coding sequence CTGTGGCGGTGTAGCGAGTGTGGCGGATTGGGTGATATCGACCAGATTCCCGACCAGTGTCCGAGCTGTGGAACCAGCAAAGAAACCCTCTACGCCTACCTAGAGGATTAA
- a CDS encoding DUF502 domain-containing protein, producing MSSWKRDMASGLVVLVPIIVTIWVVYWLFRFIANLPLTETIANPALRVGITLAVFVLMVFAVGYLMRTAIGSLVEAGIDNAMNRLPGLRVVYNASKMAIETALTGTNELQTPVKLETWDGIRMTAFKTGRESPDGRKLLFLPTAPNITSGFVIEVEQEDIVETDENVEEALTRILSAGFGERNDEQVTGVPIDVIEERREETPDDRPATD from the coding sequence ATGTCAAGCTGGAAGCGGGACATGGCGAGCGGGCTCGTCGTTCTCGTCCCGATCATCGTCACCATCTGGGTCGTCTACTGGCTCTTTCGTTTCATCGCGAACCTTCCCCTGACCGAGACCATCGCCAACCCCGCCCTCCGCGTCGGTATCACCCTCGCCGTCTTCGTCCTCATGGTGTTCGCCGTCGGCTACCTGATGCGCACCGCCATCGGCTCGCTCGTCGAGGCGGGGATCGACAACGCGATGAACCGTCTCCCCGGCCTCCGCGTGGTGTACAACGCCTCGAAGATGGCGATCGAGACCGCCCTGACCGGGACGAACGAGCTCCAGACGCCGGTGAAGCTCGAGACCTGGGACGGAATCCGAATGACGGCGTTCAAGACCGGCCGCGAGTCCCCCGACGGCCGGAAGCTGCTCTTTCTGCCCACCGCGCCGAACATCACCAGCGGGTTCGTCATCGAGGTCGAACAGGAGGACATCGTCGAGACCGACGAGAACGTCGAGGAGGCGCTGACGCGTATTCTCAGCGCCGGCTTCGGCGAGCGAAACGACGAGCAGGTCACCGGCGTTCCGATCGACGTCATCGAGGAACGTCGCGAGGAGACGCCCGACGACCGGCCCGCGACCGACTGA
- a CDS encoding CDP-2,3-bis-(O-geranylgeranyl)-sn-glycerol synthase, with protein sequence MSPLELLVLAIWVMLPAYVPNNAAVVAGGGRPIDGGRTMGDRRLLGDGKTWRGTVVGTLAGAALAYLLNLLQPTVVSFLGIGVPTFPLAAMIALPLGAMLGDIAASFIKRRTGRKRGAAFPGLDQLDFAVVALVLTAVVAPSWFLSVFTAGLLVVILVVTPIFHVVTNVLAYLFGFKHEPW encoded by the coding sequence ATGAGCCCGCTCGAACTCCTCGTGCTCGCCATCTGGGTGATGCTGCCCGCCTACGTCCCGAACAACGCCGCCGTGGTCGCCGGCGGCGGCCGTCCCATCGACGGCGGCCGAACGATGGGCGACCGCCGGCTCCTCGGTGACGGCAAGACCTGGCGCGGCACGGTCGTGGGGACGCTCGCAGGCGCGGCGCTGGCCTACCTGCTCAACCTGCTCCAACCGACCGTCGTGAGCTTTCTGGGGATCGGCGTCCCGACGTTTCCGCTCGCGGCGATGATCGCGCTTCCCCTCGGCGCGATGCTCGGCGACATCGCCGCGTCGTTCATCAAACGGCGCACCGGTCGGAAACGCGGCGCCGCCTTTCCGGGGCTCGATCAGCTCGACTTCGCCGTGGTTGCGCTCGTGCTGACCGCCGTGGTCGCCCCCTCGTGGTTCCTCTCGGTCTTCACCGCCGGTCTCCTCGTCGTGATCCTCGTCGTGACGCCGATCTTCCACGTCGTCACGAACGTGCTCGCCTACCTGTTCGGGTTCAAACACGAGCCCTGGTAA
- a CDS encoding proline dehydrogenase family protein, whose translation MIPPIARRFVAGESAAAALDHVRRCNDREIKVILNLLGEHYTDPVAADEDAREYATLLEDLAGTDLDACVSVKPSQIGLDVSEARFRDNLRTIVDRAEEHDQFVWIDMEDHTTTDPTLDAFEEIVSERGGGMGLCLQANLKRTRDDVERLTDVPGKVRLVKGAYDEPATIAYRSKERVDEVYGELLDYMFEQYDGGIAVGSHDPVMIDRARELHDAYGTSFEIQMLMGVREDAQEELAREYEVWQYAPYGSRWFAYFSRRAMESRKNALFALRAVLGR comes from the coding sequence ATGATTCCACCGATCGCACGGCGATTCGTCGCAGGCGAGAGCGCCGCGGCGGCGCTCGATCACGTCCGACGGTGTAACGACCGCGAGATCAAGGTGATCCTCAACCTGCTCGGCGAACACTACACCGACCCCGTCGCCGCCGACGAGGACGCCCGCGAGTACGCGACGCTGCTCGAGGACCTCGCGGGGACGGACCTCGACGCCTGCGTCTCGGTCAAACCCTCGCAGATCGGTCTCGACGTGAGCGAGGCGCGCTTCCGGGACAACCTCCGGACGATCGTCGACCGCGCCGAGGAGCACGACCAGTTCGTCTGGATCGACATGGAGGACCACACGACGACCGACCCGACGCTCGACGCCTTCGAGGAAATCGTCTCCGAGCGCGGCGGCGGAATGGGACTCTGTCTCCAGGCGAACCTCAAACGCACCCGCGACGACGTCGAACGCCTCACCGACGTCCCCGGGAAGGTCAGGCTAGTGAAGGGCGCCTACGACGAGCCGGCGACGATCGCCTATCGGAGCAAGGAACGGGTGGACGAGGTCTACGGCGAGCTTCTGGACTACATGTTCGAACAGTACGACGGCGGGATCGCCGTCGGCAGCCACGATCCCGTGATGATCGACCGGGCGCGCGAGCTCCACGACGCGTACGGTACCTCCTTCGAGATCCAGATGCTGATGGGCGTGCGCGAGGACGCCCAGGAGGAGCTCGCTCGCGAGTACGAGGTCTGGCAGTACGCTCCGTACGGATCGCGGTGGTTCGCCTACTTCTCCCGGCGGGCGATGGAGAGCCGGAAGAACGCCCTGTTCGCGCTCCGAGCCGTCCTAGGCCGATGA